The following proteins are encoded in a genomic region of Williamwhitmania taraxaci:
- a CDS encoding PAS domain S-box protein produces the protein MAFSGLSKEDLQNQVERLQKELDATKLSYTNDLAEMEEVQSALVERERNFREIFNSSSDAIFIHNSQTGKIVDVNDTMLHLYGYSDKLDVLACNMGDLSDEEAGYTNERAQIMIQRTLTSKSKTFEWKARRKSGETFWVEATLQPTTIGGVRRIMATVHDLTTLYSHREALHSIESKYKNLYLMLRMMCDNVEDMLWAKDLNNCYIFANKSMCEKLFNAEDTKEPVGKNDMFFAERERERHLDNPEWHTFGEICRDTDSIVLENKRTERFDEYGNVKGEFLFLDVYKSPFYDEQGNIIGTVGSGRDVTHEKVLEKEFEHMQELVVASEEKYRQLAEMASDIIAMTSLSGKVTYMNPAGLTLVGLSNEESVHKSLFDLIPEEYHQKIQDGIYERMSGALEPHLYDVEIIDASGRRVPLEVNSSPIIVNDKVMGMITISRDVSERKRAAEALLQSEEKFRNLFDSMPNGYYRSTAQGSFLDVNPAFIKMLDYDSREELLAVDIPTELYVKPSDREDIITENKNFTSTDETYQLKTKSGRIIWVEDSARYIKDDAGNVLFCEGICRDITERVEAVEQLRKSEERFRTLVESFPDPIVVYIEGVIVFINEAGLKFLRASTPDQVVGRPVLDFVHPDSVVHSKARIAMVAKDRKSSLLAEEKFLRMDGSVANVEIVTIPTLYDGKQAVATIAHDITARLQAQEQIIKLTKGIEQSPVSVLITDINGIIEYVNPHFCKVSGYSAEEAIGKKPNILKSNDNVSTDYKELWETILAGNDWCGEFYNKSKNGDGYWEFASISPIKNSKGEITHVIAVKEDITERKHAELRLQEQTEAIQVQNEEYLEINEELIQTNAALHLAKEHAEESDRLKSAFLSNMSHEIRTPMNAIMGFSKLLCEREIDSESRMEYAQIITNSGIRLLNTVNDVLDISKIQAGLMVVNKQEFYLEKVFKELFVLYRNNFMTNSVEFTYQLDVALEQSPIYSDEQKVYQILNNLLSNSIKFTPAGSVVLGSRVSGDSVEFYVSDTGVGISRDHQELIFERFTQENMTYSRGHEGTGLGLAICKGLVSLLGGEIYLESEKGKGSTFIVSLPFYPVRDLTVKDIATSPPISTLSLEIAATILVAEDDDFSFLLAQKILSANSKLVVLRARNGREAVSICQGNPAIALVFMDVKMPIMDGYEAARRIKEINPKIPIVALTAYALSGDREQALNAGCNDYLAKPYSDDELLQMVAKFIVKK, from the coding sequence ATGGCGTTTTCGGGATTATCGAAGGAAGATCTTCAAAACCAAGTGGAGCGTTTGCAGAAGGAGTTAGATGCTACGAAACTTTCTTACACCAACGATTTGGCGGAGATGGAGGAGGTTCAGTCGGCATTGGTAGAGCGTGAACGGAATTTTCGTGAAATATTCAACTCTTCCAGTGATGCCATATTTATCCACAACAGCCAAACGGGAAAGATTGTGGATGTGAACGACACCATGCTCCACCTCTATGGCTATTCAGATAAGTTGGATGTGCTTGCATGTAATATGGGCGACCTGAGCGATGAGGAGGCGGGCTATACCAATGAACGCGCACAGATCATGATTCAGCGAACCCTTACCTCAAAATCGAAAACTTTTGAATGGAAGGCACGACGGAAATCGGGTGAAACATTTTGGGTAGAGGCAACCCTTCAGCCTACCACAATTGGGGGCGTACGTAGAATAATGGCTACGGTTCACGATCTCACTACTCTTTATTCGCATCGTGAGGCATTACATTCAATAGAATCGAAGTATAAAAATCTTTACCTTATGCTGCGCATGATGTGCGATAATGTGGAGGATATGCTTTGGGCAAAGGATTTGAATAACTGCTACATCTTCGCCAACAAGTCTATGTGCGAGAAGTTGTTCAATGCTGAGGACACGAAAGAGCCAGTTGGGAAAAACGATATGTTTTTTGCCGAGCGAGAGAGGGAGCGTCATCTGGACAATCCGGAATGGCATACTTTTGGAGAAATATGTCGTGATACTGATTCTATTGTACTTGAGAATAAGCGCACCGAAAGGTTCGATGAGTATGGCAACGTAAAGGGAGAGTTCCTCTTTTTGGATGTATATAAGTCGCCCTTCTACGACGAGCAAGGAAATATTATTGGCACAGTTGGCAGTGGCCGAGATGTTACCCACGAAAAGGTGCTTGAAAAGGAGTTTGAGCATATGCAAGAGTTGGTGGTCGCCAGTGAGGAGAAATACCGACAACTTGCCGAAATGGCTAGCGATATTATTGCTATGACTTCCCTCTCGGGAAAAGTAACATACATGAACCCGGCCGGATTGACGTTGGTCGGTTTGTCCAACGAGGAGTCTGTTCATAAATCCTTATTTGATTTAATCCCAGAGGAGTATCATCAAAAAATACAAGACGGTATTTATGAGCGAATGTCGGGAGCCCTCGAACCACACCTTTACGATGTGGAGATCATAGACGCCAGCGGGCGGCGAGTGCCGTTGGAGGTAAACAGTTCGCCCATAATTGTGAATGACAAGGTTATGGGGATGATTACTATTTCGCGCGATGTTTCAGAGCGAAAACGCGCTGCGGAGGCATTGCTGCAAAGCGAAGAAAAGTTCCGAAATCTATTTGATTCCATGCCCAACGGGTATTATCGTTCCACGGCTCAGGGATCTTTTTTAGATGTGAATCCTGCGTTTATAAAAATGCTGGATTATGACAGTCGCGAGGAACTGCTCGCCGTGGATATTCCAACCGAACTCTATGTTAAGCCTAGCGACCGAGAGGATATTATTACCGAAAACAAAAATTTTACCTCAACAGACGAAACCTATCAACTAAAGACGAAAAGCGGACGCATTATCTGGGTAGAAGATAGTGCTCGATACATTAAAGACGATGCAGGTAATGTTCTTTTTTGTGAGGGTATATGCCGCGACATTACCGAGCGGGTGGAGGCTGTGGAACAGCTGCGCAAAAGCGAGGAGCGCTTTCGTACCCTAGTTGAGTCGTTCCCCGATCCTATTGTCGTTTATATTGAGGGTGTAATTGTATTTATTAATGAGGCGGGACTGAAATTCCTCAGGGCAAGCACTCCCGATCAAGTTGTAGGTAGGCCCGTATTGGATTTTGTTCACCCCGACTCGGTGGTCCATTCCAAAGCGCGGATCGCTATGGTCGCTAAGGATAGAAAATCGTCCCTGTTGGCAGAAGAAAAGTTTCTACGCATGGATGGCAGCGTAGCCAACGTCGAAATAGTTACCATTCCTACGCTCTACGATGGGAAACAGGCCGTTGCTACCATTGCACACGACATTACCGCTCGCCTTCAAGCCCAGGAACAAATCATTAAACTCACCAAAGGCATTGAGCAGAGTCCTGTTTCGGTGTTGATCACCGACATTAACGGAATTATTGAATATGTGAATCCGCACTTTTGCAAAGTTTCCGGCTATTCTGCCGAAGAGGCCATCGGGAAAAAGCCGAACATACTCAAATCGAACGACAACGTATCGACTGATTATAAAGAGTTGTGGGAAACAATACTCGCTGGCAACGATTGGTGTGGGGAGTTCTACAATAAGAGCAAGAACGGTGATGGTTACTGGGAGTTTGCTTCCATTTCCCCCATAAAGAATAGTAAGGGAGAGATAACCCACGTTATTGCGGTTAAGGAAGATATTACTGAGCGGAAGCATGCGGAGCTTAGGCTTCAAGAGCAAACGGAAGCCATCCAAGTTCAGAATGAAGAGTATTTGGAAATAAACGAGGAACTTATTCAGACCAATGCGGCCTTGCACTTGGCAAAAGAGCATGCGGAGGAGAGCGATAGGTTAAAGTCGGCTTTTCTCTCCAATATGAGTCACGAAATTCGAACCCCAATGAATGCAATTATGGGCTTTTCGAAATTGCTGTGCGAGCGGGAAATCGATAGTGAATCAAGGATGGAGTATGCCCAGATTATAACCAATAGCGGTATTCGTCTACTCAATACGGTGAATGATGTGCTCGATATCTCGAAGATCCAAGCCGGACTGATGGTGGTGAACAAACAGGAGTTCTATCTCGAAAAGGTATTTAAGGAACTTTTCGTGCTATACCGTAATAATTTCATGACCAACAGCGTTGAGTTTACCTATCAGTTGGATGTGGCACTGGAGCAATCGCCCATTTACTCCGATGAGCAAAAGGTTTACCAAATATTGAACAATCTTCTTAGCAATTCCATAAAATTTACCCCAGCAGGTAGTGTAGTGCTTGGAAGTAGGGTAAGTGGTGATAGCGTAGAGTTCTATGTTAGCGATACCGGTGTTGGGATTTCGAGGGATCACCAAGAGTTGATTTTCGAACGCTTTACGCAAGAAAACATGACCTATTCCAGGGGACATGAAGGAACAGGACTTGGCTTGGCTATTTGTAAAGGGTTGGTGTCGTTGCTAGGAGGTGAAATTTATCTAGAGTCGGAGAAGGGCAAAGGATCAACATTTATTGTGTCCCTACCGTTTTACCCCGTCAGGGATTTAACGGTAAAAGATATAGCAACTTCCCCACCCATATCAACATTATCGCTTGAGATAGCCGCCACCATACTTGTGGCTGAAGATGATGATTTTAGTTTTTTGCTGGCACAAAAAATCCTAAGCGCCAACTCAAAATTGGTGGTTTTGCGGGCACGAAATGGGCGCGAAGCTGTAAGTATCTGCCAAGGAAACCCGGCAATTGCATTAGTTTTTATGGATGTAAAAATGCCAATAATGGACGGCTATGAAGCCGCTCGACGCATCAAAGAGATTAATCCGAAGATCCCAATAGTAGCCCTTACTGCTTATGCCCTATCCGGCGATAGGGAGCAGGCACT